The sequence below is a genomic window from Dromaius novaehollandiae isolate bDroNov1 chromosome 7, bDroNov1.hap1, whole genome shotgun sequence.
aCTCCCCTTTTCCCAGTGCTGCCGAGTCCCTTTCCGGCAGAGATTTTGCAAGCTTTTGCCATTTtgtggggcagtgctggctgCCGTTTGTCCTGGCCGGCGATGCACCGCCTCGCTCCACGGCCCCCCTAAAGCCCCCACGTAACAAGCACTGCCCTAACCTTTCACACTGATTTCAGAGAGCAGCAAGGCGACTGGTCGATGCATTGCTGcatgaagcctttttttttctttttcttttttttttttttttaataatacatagTTTAGATCACCCTGATGGGAGCAAATTAGCACCTCGGAGCATGCCTCTGCCTGGGCCCAAGAAAGACCTGCTCATGGTTTTGCTTCAGAAGACATTAGAAATAAGCCTTTGAGAATGAAAAGACTCCTGGAAAGCCCCTTCCAGCAAAGTTCACTcagaaccttttctttcttcctttttttaagcaaacagcTTAAAACTCAGCACCGATTAACAGCTGGTGAGCTCGCCCAAGGCGGCTGCATCATTACGACCCCCCGAACACAGGGCTGTCCGTCCTTGCTCAGCATAATTCTGCTTCCTAAATCATCATCTGCACCTTGCCTGGCAGCAGGGCAGGGTCTCATTCCCTCGGCGATCTCCCCCCCGCCCATATTGCATTGGCGCCATCACCCCGCTTTCGCACTCTCGCTGGGGCCTGTGACCTACAAACGAAGGCGAGCGAGGGAGGCGTCTGGCGCGTGGCTGAGAGCTGTCCTCACCGCAGGTTGACCTTGTGCAGCCACCGTTCAGCAATCTGGGTCTGGGCATCAGCTTCACCCCCCTGCTCGCCACAGTTTCCCACCTCAAGGCATCCAGCATCCCCAGAAGCAACACTCCTTCAGCCCAAAGTCCCCTTCACGTCCCTCCGGCCCAGCCCtccccacgcacacacacgttAAAGATCCAGAAGCACATTTAGCCTCTCTCAAATGCACTTTTAACAGGGTCCTGCCCTGTTTATCCCTTGGCCCGCTGTGGAACGGAAAAGCAATCGGTGCCTCCGAAGGATGGAGGAGCACCAGCGGGAGCTACCCCCCCGGTCCGCGGGCTCTTGGCCGCCGGGCACCCGCTGGCATCCCGGCCGCCTGCTGGCATCCCCACCACCTGCGATGTCTAGTCCTGCTAGAACATCTCCATCCACGGCTTCCAGGCCCTGGCTCAGCCCGGGGGCTCGCAGGGTCCGGGGCTGGCCCCTGGGCACGCGGCGGTCCACgctcccctcctccagccaggaaTGGATCGTGGGCAAGGAAGAGCGGGAGAGGGAGATCCCAGCTCTTGCCTGCAGTCAGGATCTGGGTTTGGCTAGCAGGAGTTGCATTGTTATCACCACTATTGTCATCTTttcatttggaaaggaaaaaaaggaaaaaaaaaggatcgCTTTGGTTCTCTCTCCCCCTCGGTTCCTTTGTCTGTGTTCCCATCTGTTCATGCACCCGTGGGCTTTACCGCTTCTTTTTCTGCTTGAGGGACTTCCTCCGCTTCAGGATCATCTCGTAGAGCTTGTCCATGCCCTCCGTAAGCCCCTCACCGATGATGGCACAGGCAGGCTGGACATGGTAGGTGGTGGAGGGGGTCAACTCGTGCAAGGCCAGCTGCTTCTCGATCTCAGCTACGGGCAGGGACTTGGGCAGGTCCTGCTTGTTGGCGATGACCAGCAACGGGGTACCCTGGTTCTCCGCGAACTTGGTCACCTTGTGCAGCTCCGTCTTGGCCTCCTCCAGCCGGTCTACGTCCACTGAGTCCACCACGTAGATGATGCCATCCGTGCAGCGGCTGTATGACTTCCACAGCGGGCGCAGCTTCTCCTGCCCGCCCACGTCCCAGAAGTGGCAGCTGATGCCCTTGGCCGTGCCGTTGCTCAGCCGAATCTTCTCCGTGTTGAAGCCGATGGTGGGCACCGTGTTGACGAACTCGTTGAACTTGAGCCGGTAGAGCACCGTGGTCTTGCCCGCCGAGTCCAGGCCCAGCATGACGATGTGCAGGGACTGGAAGGCGGAGATGTTGGAGGAGATGTTCCCCATGGCCCCGCCgctgcggccgccggggccccacGCCTCCGCCGCCCTCACAGCCCCGCGCCcatccccgcggcgccgccccccggcccgctccgGTCCGCTGCGCTCcacccggctcggcccggcccggctcggctcggctcggatcggatcggctcggcccggctcggctcggctcggcccggctcggctcggcgggcgcggagcggggcggccggcgggcagcgcggctccACGCCGCGGCGGCGCTCGGGGACTGCCGGCCACCGCCTGCCGCCgtccgctccgccccggcccggcccggcccggcccggcccgctccgccccgctccgccccgctccgccccgctccgccccgggaGGAGGGACCGGGCTgcgcgggccccgcccccgccgctgcgAGCCCCCGCGTCGGCTGCGCTGctcgccgggcgctgccgcgggggtCGGTCACCCCACGGCCCCCGCTCCCTGTGCTCCGCGTGGGCTGAGCCGGGCCCGCGCCCACCCGTGGGGAAAAAGCCCCTTTCCGGAGCTGCCGGTTCCCCGCCGCCCTCGCAGCCCGGCATCCCTGGGCCGCAGCGCCCTCTCCTGCCTtcgcggcgcggcgaggcggcTCCCAAATCCCCGCGGGTCCTTCCTCAGCACCAGCCTGAGGGCAGGGTTGGGGCCGCCCGGGGACTGCGGTGACTCCGTGGGGACCAGTTCCCCCGTGCCTGGGTGGGCGCCTGTGTGTAAGGAGGGGAAGCCAGCTGTGGCATTCCTTGCACTTTTCCGAGTCATGGTCcacagaggtaaaaaaaaaggtagaaactAAAAATAGAACAAGCCAAGGTACTATTCAGTGCACATGAGATACGAAGTGGGACCTTCTGCTACACAATATATAATCCCTGGCGGAGGAAATTAGGGAGTTAAAGAAGTGGTTCAGGCTTTAACGgaaagcctgctactggcatggCTCTGCAGGGCTGATTTATACCAGCCGAGACTCCAGTCTGGAAAGCGGGTTAATGGTCCCCATCTAAGTCTACAGGGTCGAGTGGTttcacagccctgctgcctgcacagtTTGCCTTGGTGGATGATGGGTTTTGACTAGTTTGCTGGGTTGAAGTGGCTGTAAAATTAATTTTGGTTGGAATTTTCTGCCTTAAACCTCCCACTGACAAAAAGCAACTTGCAGGAGAACACAGGGTTTACAAATGTTTGACTGTGTGATTGAAGCTGGCTCTCTCAAATTCAGATTTgtgacttttatttctttttgctgggAAActgaaaaaccccaaacagtGTCATCCATGTTTTCCTGCAgaaagtcttttcttcctttttcatttcttctccttccctttcttttccttttttttttttttttttttttttttttttttttttagcactgccTGGTGTCAGGGCGAGTGCAAAGAGCAGCACTGGAAAGTCGAACCTTGCGCTGGCACCGGGGGCTCAGGAATTCTTATCACAAAACGAAGGGTGGGAACCTGGAATGCTCTTTTCTTGGCAGGCGCTGGGACAAGAAGCCATCTGTCTCCTGTGGGGGCTGTCAGAGACTCCCAGGAGATGAGAAGTGCCAGAAGGGGAAAACCTCACCTGAGCTGCACAGAAgttaaaggggggggggacagtttttctaattttatgtgtttttaatGCTGTTGACTTTTGTTAAAGCTTTGTTAATGCCCCCGAGATGCCCAGGGACAGCCAGCCTCCTGACACCCGGCCCAGCTCGGTGAAGGGCTTGTGGTGCCTCAGATGACCCAGATGCTGGCCCAGATGTTTCTCCTCGAGGCCTCTTCCAGGCCAGCACGGAGAGAGACACCTCCTCTGAGTGCTCTGGAGAAGACTCACTCTATTCTTTGTTGTTGTATTTATTTCTGGTATTATTCCTGAGCCGAAGAGCAGCAGAAGGGTTGTTCCTACAATATTACCCATCCCCTCTTTTAGagcatttgtaaaataaatatcagCTCTATCTGACAGCTTAACTAGAAAGCCCTGGAGAAATAAGTATACTGCAGAAGACAGATACTGCTTTTAAATTAAGATACTTTCACAACAGTGTGCAGTGAGGATTGTCAGGCTGGAGTGGGATCATTTCTTATGTTCATATTTCATACTGAGGATGCGCGTTGCTGCTTTGCATGGAGATAAGACTACCTGCTAACACATGCCatcattaaaaatacacacagctCACTGGTGGTCCCTGGAGGTGACACTGGGTGCAGTTTTGATGGAAATCACCACCTGGTGATGGTGTGAAAAGTGCAGGGAGCTCTGTTCTCCCCATGTGTGTAGAGCCAGAGCTAGGAGAAATGCTCCCCTGCGTGTGTGATGCAGTATTGCCTCTGCGCTCAGCATGGCCCTTCAAAAAGCAAAGCCTAGGCATCGTACAAGTGCAGGGCTGGCTGAAAAATTAAGAGGTTTTGTGCACCGGGGTGGTTTTTATCAGCCAGTCTTTGCATCGTCCTGAATTCAAGCTTTTCTCTGTGACGATGCAAAGGTAAAGTTTTTCTGATAGCAAGTGGAGAAGGCTGTGCGTGAGCACATGACTCCAGGAGCTGGatcattaaagaaaaatgccAGAAATCAGACAAGGAGTGCTAACTTGTGAGGGGTGTCACCAACAGCCCCACCACCTGGGTACGATCTCCTCCACCCAAATTTTTCCAACAGAAGCTTTCTTAAATGCTGCTGTTGAGGATAATCCCAAAGGAAGTGCAACCCACGCTACACAAGAATTAGTGGCTAATCTCTGTAAAATAGGTTTATGAGTCAACTGCAGGAATTTACCttggggctgggagctggcgcTCGTGTGCCCAGACCCAGGGTTCCTGGGTTCAGCCCAGGTGGTGCGATTTCAGCCTGTTGCCTTATGCCCACAGCACCCACCGGGGCCCGGCTGCCCTTTCCTCCATCCTCGCATGCtgccagcccagcagctgccagccGGAGCTACCTGTGTCATTCCCAGCCATCGTGGGGATGAATTCAGCCTTGCTTTCCGCCTGCAGAGAGCGCAAAGCCCAGCTTCTGGTGTGTTTACCTGTCATCTGATACTAGAGCCTGGCCTTGACGTGTGTGCTGCGCCTCTTCCTGCGGGAAAGAGGTGACGTGGGACCCCTCCGACCTCCGCTTCATCACACGAAACCACGGGACCAGGTGCCCAACCTGCACGCTGGCGACGTTCAAACTGAGCAGCGGCAATGCGTTTTATCTGCAGGCACAGTGCAAGAGCGGAGTGGTCTtggggcacagcgtgggctctcACATGCCTTAATGGTAACACATGGCTCCTAAAGAGGGCTTTCAGCAAGCTCTAACCCCTTCAGGAAGGAGGGCAGCACTGTCACCCCCGGGCCCACCAAGGGGAAGCCCTCTCCTGTCCGTCACCTCTAACACAGGCGCTGTGGCCTCCCCTCCGTCGCTCCCTCCTTCTTTCATCCCCACTGCTGAAGACAACGTTGTTCTTTGACACGCAGGTCGAAAGACCTCCTCTCCTAAATAGGCCACCAAAATGTCCCTTCTCCCAGCAGCCAAGGTCCAAGGGAGACAATCTCCTCCTGCCCCCACTCCTGTTATTCCCCTAACATTGATTGTGAGTTATAAAGGCGAGATTAGGTGGACAGACAGATCAAACCTAGGGGATGTGCTAAAAAAATGGCCTTACATCAGATCATCCCAAGGGGATGGAGACAAACAGGAGCGTCACAGTAGTGAATTATCCTGCAGCTAATGCCAGCTATCCATAATTAAGCCGTTAAGACCCCCATTGAATATGAAGTGCAAAAATAACAGTGTAATCTCGGCTGAGAGGAGCATGCCAAGTCCATTCGGTGGCAAATTTAGGGAGAGGAAACCCAGCTTTCACTCTTTCTCCTCggcttttccccccttctccagCCCCTCCCTACTTCAAGGTTACACAGCCAAGGTTGAAGCCAACATTAGCATCTAAATGTGCGTTCGTGAGTATCTGACAAAGGTAACGCTGGTCCCCAACATTTCACTCCAGCAGCAAGAAGGCTGTTGCTGCCATAGTAACTGTTTTCAGACATGGCAA
It includes:
- the ARL4C gene encoding ADP-ribosylation factor-like protein 4C, with amino-acid sequence MGNISSNISAFQSLHIVMLGLDSAGKTTVLYRLKFNEFVNTVPTIGFNTEKIRLSNGTAKGISCHFWDVGGQEKLRPLWKSYSRCTDGIIYVVDSVDVDRLEEAKTELHKVTKFAENQGTPLLVIANKQDLPKSLPVAEIEKQLALHELTPSTTYHVQPACAIIGEGLTEGMDKLYEMILKRRKSLKQKKKR